The window CACGCACACGCGCCGTTCGGTCAAATTACGAGACACCAGCAGAATCCGTCCTCGGACGCGTCGAGGTAGATACGCCGCAGCGAGGCGGTCGTGTCGCTCGCGTTCCGTCGAGCTATTGTTCTGGAGGTGGGTGCTCGAAGACACGTGCTTGATTTTCCCATAATCGGGATCgtctagtaaaaaaaatataagtgTGTTAGAGCTACCATCTACTATCTTGGCAGCGACGTCGAGTGCCGGCTTCTCGACGCCCGGACTCGGGTCTGGTGGCTCCGGGGCCTTGTCCCAGGCCGACCTCGTTAGCGCCCGGAATAATTCAGGAGGGCGGACCGGCGTCGCAGCAGTCAGACAACATGTCGCCTCCTCGGGCAGGGACGGAACAAAGCGGACTCGAGCGGGAACCCCGGGCGCTTCTCGATAGCGCAGCTAGTCTCGCTCCGGTAGCTTGgatattaattgtttttaatattccccaaaattgtattgttttattccTCTGCGCAGGTGTCACCAATTGCGCAAATTCCAGTTACCATGGTGACAAACGCCATTCCTATTATTCTCAGTGTCGCCTGGCAACCTGTGTTATAAAGGAAGGGCGCTACTTTTGTTGGCGGACGTCGGTGTCCAGAATGTGAGCTGTTTGCTTCGCCTGTAATGTTCGCTGCACACCTTGACCTCCTCGATTAGCTTAAAGGGGGGATTTGCACATGCTGGCACGGTGGCATCCGTTCCGACGGGGCCCTGCTTTTTACACGCGAGTGACCGATTGCCGTGTTCCCTGTTCCCAGCAAGAGCCAGCTGACCAAAGAAATGGTGATGGAGAAGCCAAGTGCCCAGCTTGTGGGGCGAGAATTTGTCCGACAGTATTACACCCTTCTGAACCAGGCCCCGGATTATCTGCACAGGTGAGATCGGTGTAATATGTGGATGTGATGATGTACTTTAAACCGTGGGATAACCATGATGTTTGTCTGCCAGGTTTTACGGTAAGAACTCTTCCTATGTCCATGGCGGCCTGGACAGCAATGGTAAACCAGCAGAAGCAGTATACGGTCAGTCGGTAAGTGatttctctgggcagaaaagtTCAAAGGTGCAAAGTTActcattttttgtaatgttcaACCATTCTAATGGTTTTACTTGCCTCAAAAATGTTCAGAATATACAATGGTTGAATTGTTCATCAAGTGTATTTGTACAATGTGTACAATTTCTGTAAATGGGGGCCTCATCCAATCCAACAGGAAATCCACAAAAAGGTGATGGCGTTGAAGTTCCAAGACTGCCACACGAAGATCAGGCACGTTGATGCCCACGCCACCCTGAACGAGGGCGTGGTGGTGCAGGTGATGGGCGAGCTCTCCAACAACATGCAGCCCATGAGGAAGTTCATGCAGACCTTCGTGCTGGCACCTGAGGTGAGGCTCGCGACTCCTGCTGAAACCAGAGCGCGCCCACATGTAATGTAACACGGTTGGATCCTCCTCGTTCTTTCCTCCTCCAGGGCACGGTTGCAAATAAGTTCTATGTGCACAACGACATATTTCGCTATCAAGATGAGATCTTTGGAGACTCAGAATCGGAACCTCCTGAGGGTGAGCTGGTTAACTCTTGTCCACAAGCATCCTGCCACTTTTTGGCAAACGTTGTTGTGACCTTGTTTCTTCCTCTGCTTGTAGAGTCTGAGGAGGATGTGGAGGAATTGGAGGAGAGGGGAGCCTCTCCGGACGTGGCACAGGATGAACCCACGGCCTTGTACGAACAGACTCCTTGGTAGAGCACTGGTGCTTgtagtctttaaaaaaaaaaaaggaactctTGTCCACTGTGAATAATTCCTTCATCCTTGTACCCTTTCCTTCAGcgtggagccagtggagggccccgtggaggaggtggtggtggtgacccCAGAACCTCCCCCTGTGCAGGAGCCCGAGCCGGTGACGGAACAGCAAGCCGAGCTAGCCGACGAGACCGATAAGCCGCCGGAGGAGGTGGCGGAGAAGTCCCCGCCCTCTCCCGCCGACCCCGCTCCTGCCGTACCTGAAGAAAACAGGGTATGAAAGTGGGAAGTGCTCACCGAAGCTGTACGGTACTTGCCTGGAGATATGGCGCTGATGTGCTCCAACACGTCTCCCCGACGCACCCAGCTGCACTTTAGTCTCTTGGCCCGGACCCTGTTGCCAGGCAGCCATTTGGCCTCAAGTCAGGACTGATTCCCAATCCTGTTATTAGCGGCCCTTCTGGCAGAATCCGGTGCTAtaaatgttttagttttttatacCTTCTGTGCTTTTAGTCTACCACATGCATTATTAGGTGGTTAATAATGTACATGACGGGCTGCGGGGGGCTTTGAAAAACTGGCAACTACAGCTTTCATCTCTGATCTCTGTAGCCTTTCTCATGGGCCTCGGTCACCAGTAAGAACCTGCCCCCAGGTGGAGTGGTTCCAACGTCTGGTGTCCCACCTCATGTCGTGAAAGTTCCACCTCCCCAGGTTAGTCCCATCATACTAATGAAccctgttatttattttatccacTCAATATTGCTTAGCGATATTGCTTAGGCTTTGGCACTCGCTGCCTAGTGTACATGCGTTTGGATGGCACGAGAGAACCTGGAAACACGCAGAGCATGCTAACACtccccacgcacacacaatcactTCCCATCGTGCCCCACTTTCACCAATATAATACTGTAGCCCTTTCGACCTAGCGTGCGTGTTATTGAGGCAGcagttggcctagcgggtaaggaaacggacctgtaacaAAAAAACGTTGCCAGCTCAACACtggaaccaccaaggtgccactgagcaaagcaccgtccccacacactgctccccgggcgcctgtcatggctgcccaccaagggtgatggttaaaagcagaggacacatttcacagtgtcacagtgtgctgcagtgttttacaatgaccaTAACTTCACTTTGTTAAACATTTAATTGCACAGGACCTCATGGTACAGTAGATCACTATTTTGCTGTAATTTGGGGTTTTACTAACGTTGCCTGTGTGCTAAATGCAGCCCAGACCAGAGCAGAAAACCGAGGCACCGGCTGC of the Denticeps clupeoides chromosome 18, fDenClu1.1, whole genome shotgun sequence genome contains:
- the g3bp1 gene encoding ras GTPase-activating protein-binding protein 1 isoform X2; the protein is MVMEKPSAQLVGREFVRQYYTLLNQAPDYLHRFYGKNSSYVHGGLDSNGKPAEAVYGQSEIHKKVMALKFQDCHTKIRHVDAHATLNEGVVVQVMGELSNNMQPMRKFMQTFVLAPEGTVANKFYVHNDIFRYQDEIFGDSESEPPEESEEDVEELEERGASPDVAQDEPTAFVEPVEGPVEEVVVVTPEPPPVQEPEPVTEQQAELADETDKPPEEVAEKSPPSPADPAPAVPEENRPFSWASVTSKNLPPGGVVPTSGVPPHVVKVPPPQPRPEQKTEAPAAAQRPQRDQRPREPRPGAPPGQRGPRTPVREGELGETLDVRRTVRYPDAHQLFVGNVPHDVDKSELKEFFEQYGTVLDLRINSGGKLPNFGFVVFDDSEPVQKILSSRPIKIRGDIRLNVEEKKTRSAREGERRDIRPRGPGGPRDRPGGPRGPPSRGGMVMKPSMGAGRGTGPSEGRFPAPRQ
- the g3bp1 gene encoding ras GTPase-activating protein-binding protein 1 isoform X1, which encodes MVMEKPSAQLVGREFVRQYYTLLNQAPDYLHRFYGKNSSYVHGGLDSNGKPAEAVYGQSEIHKKVMALKFQDCHTKIRHVDAHATLNEGVVVQVMGELSNNMQPMRKFMQTFVLAPEGTVANKFYVHNDIFRYQDEIFGDSESEPPEESEEDVEELEERGASPDVAQDEPTALYEQTPCVEPVEGPVEEVVVVTPEPPPVQEPEPVTEQQAELADETDKPPEEVAEKSPPSPADPAPAVPEENRPFSWASVTSKNLPPGGVVPTSGVPPHVVKVPPPQPRPEQKTEAPAAAQRPQRDQRPREPRPGAPPGQRGPRTPVREGELGETLDVRRTVRYPDAHQLFVGNVPHDVDKSELKEFFEQYGTVLDLRINSGGKLPNFGFVVFDDSEPVQKILSSRPIKIRGDIRLNVEEKKTRSAREGERRDIRPRGPGGPRDRPGGPRGPPSRGGMVMKPSMGAGRGTGPSEGRFPAPRQ